Proteins co-encoded in one Nicotiana sylvestris chromosome 7, ASM39365v2, whole genome shotgun sequence genomic window:
- the LOC104219375 gene encoding zinc finger protein CONSTANS-LIKE 9 has product MGYTCEFCGEQRSIVYCRSDAACLCLSCDRNVHSANALSQRHSRTLVCERCNSQPAIFRCIEERISLCQNCDWIGHANSSSGSTHKRQALSCYTGCPSAVELSTIWSFLLDNPSVGDSTCEQGMGSMSITDCRSGDSRGSQAKDKSQDMSVAVEANDFMGSSMPSLDNKLHNVEPPGGSTNLTWSKVCNSGTKGSNLFDDDPFYDDFNMDEVDLSIGNYEELFGVSLDNPDQLFKNEDIDGLFGMKDMPVAESSCQGDNAVEGSAVRRVNTVQPACSNAASEESMMSCKTEPALCFARQQSNLSVSNLTGESSAGDYQDCGASSMLLMGEPPWCSPCPEISMPSTSRSDAVLRYKEKKKTRQFDKRVRYASRKARADVRRRVKGRFVKAGDAYDYDPLSETRSY; this is encoded by the exons ATGGGTTATACATGTGAATTTTGCGGGGAGCAACGATCAATTGTCTATTGCCGGTCTGATGCAGCTTGCTTGTGTTTGTCGTGTGATCGAAATGTCCATTCTGCAAATGCCCTGTCGCAACGTCATTCTCGGACACTTGTATGTGAAAGATGTAATTCACAACCAGCTATTTTTAGATGCATCGAAGAGAGGATTTCTCTATGCCAAAATTGTGATTGGATAGGTCATGCTAATTctagttcaggttcaacacataAGAGACAAGCACTTAGTTGTTATACTGGGTGTCCTTCCGCGGTAGAGCTCTCTACTATTTGGTCATTTCTATTAGATAACCCTTCAGTAGGAGACTCGACTTGTGAGCAGGGGATGGGTTCAATGAGCATTACTGATTGCCGATCTGGAGATAGCCGAGGTTCTCAAGCAAAGGACAAATCTCAAGATATGTCCGTTGCAGTTGAAGCAAATGATTTTATGGGATCATCTATGCCGAGTCTTGATAACAAGCTACATAATGTGGAACCGCCTGGTGGATCCACAAATTTAACTTGGTCAAAG GTGTGCAATTCTGGAACAAAAGGCTCAAATTTATTTGATGATGATCCTTTTTATGATGATTTCAATATGGATGAAGTGGACTTGAGTATTGGAAATTATGAAGAGCTATTTGGTGTTTCTCTTGATAATCCTGATCAGCTGTTTAAGAATGAAGACATTGATGGCTTATTTGGGATGAAGGACATGCCAGTTGCTGAGTCCAGTTGCCAGGGTGACAATGCTGTCGAG GGGTCAGCAGTGAGAAGGGTAAATACAGTGCAGCCAGCTTGTAGCAATGCAGCGTCCGAAGAATCCATGATGAGCTGCAAGACAGAACCTGCCCTTTGCTTTGCGAGGCAACAGTCCAACCTCTCAGTTTCAAACCTCACTGGAGAGAGCAGCGCCGGAGATTATCAAGACTGTGGAGCCTCCTCAATGCTTCTCATGGGAGAGCCACCTTGGTGTTCCCCATGTCCTGAAATTTCAATGCCATCAACTAGTCGGAGTGATGCTGTTTTACGCtacaaggaaaagaagaagacaCGCCA ATTTGATAAGCGAGTAAGATATGCTTCTCGCAAGGCAAGAGCAGATGTGAGAAGGCGTGTGAAGGGACGGTTTGTCAAGGCTGGTGATGCTTATGACTATGATCCGCTGAGCGAGACCAGAAGCTATTGA
- the LOC104219376 gene encoding uncharacterized protein: MAEELQSVREAGKMLVRKRKNMGHNKKGGKAKKKQKGVPFNERRAKVDKKMKKLFEKRARDYNSDNEDDNDNDDDNIDIRERAPVSRGKFTSYGKKEDDFEEEWVDDDGGEDGNEEIEVSEDEDGEIQPGITRFIDGCRAFRLAFKKILKKSASDDILGPVLSAHKKLVAEKLAEEEVERKVKGEAKKEKHLIGEKGHVKPANYLDSHEKFLIGVATKGVVKLFNAVNKAQHAQKGLNPSRSKDEKVIKKRRREVFFSELGKTPSQTVAAGSKAGASNDEGPSWAPLRDSYMLTNPKLKDWDKNADTTVADDLRVPADADSSDDE; encoded by the exons ATGGCGGAAGAATTGCAGTCAGTTAGAGAAGCTGGAAAAATGTTAgtaaggaaaagaaaaaatatggGGCACAATAAGAAAGGGGGTAAGGCAAAGAAGAAGCAAAAGGGTGTACCATTTAATGAAAGAAGGGCAAAAGTagacaagaaaatgaagaagctTTTTGAGAAGAGAGCAAGAGATTATAACTCTGATAATGAGGATGATAATGATAATGATGATGATAATATTGATATTCGGGAGCGTGCCCCTGTAAGTCGAGGTAAATTCACATCATATGGTAAAAAGGAGGATGATTTTGAAGAGGAATGGGTGGATGATGACGGAGGAGAGGATGGTAATGAGGAAATTGAAGTATCCGAAGATGAAGATGGAGAAATTCAGCCGGGGATTACTAGGTTTATAGATGGTTGTAGAGCATTCAGATTGGCATTCAAGAAGATATTGAAGAAGTCTGCTTCTGATGATATATTG GGCCCCGTCTTATCAGCACACAAGAAGCTTGTTGCTGAGAAGCTTGCTGAAGAAGAAGTAGAACGAAAGGTTAAGGGGGAAGCAAAAAAGGAGAAACACTTG ATAGGAGAAAAGGGACATGTGAAACCTGCAAATTATTTGGACTCCCATGAAAAGTTTCTAATAGGAGTTGCAACAAAGGGAG TGGTCAAGTTATTCAATGCT GTTAACAAAGCACAACATGCTCAAAAAGGCTTAAATCCCTCAAGGTCAAAAGATGAGAAAG TAATAAAGAAGCGACGAAGAGAAGTCTTTTTCTCCGAATTGGGCAAGACACCATCACAAACAGTTGCGGCTGGGTCAAAG GCTGGTGCATCGAATGATGAAGGTCCCTCATGGGCTCCTCTACGTGATAGTTACATGTTGACTAACCCCAAGTTAAAAGACTGGGATAAGAATGCG GACACAACTGTCGCAGACGACCTGAGGGTGCCGGCTGATGCAGATTCATCTGATGATGAATAA